One segment of Natronosalvus halobius DNA contains the following:
- a CDS encoding DUF7576 family protein, giving the protein MSDDRPDFWNYCAQCGIEYSTAASPPIVDVVTDGGEDSPVSFCSDECRGSWASD; this is encoded by the coding sequence ATGAGTGACGACAGACCGGATTTCTGGAATTATTGCGCCCAGTGTGGGATCGAGTACAGTACCGCTGCCTCTCCACCGATCGTCGACGTGGTCACCGACGGCGGCGAAGACTCTCCAGTCTCGTTCTGTAGCGACGAGTGCAGAGGGTCGTGGGCCAGCGACTAG
- a CDS encoding ABC transporter ATP-binding protein, with the protein MVPDERGTDGETPAAVALEGITKRFPGVVANDDVDFTVERGSIHALIGENGAGKTTLMNVLYGLYEPTEGTIRIDGREQTFDDPGDAMAVGIGMIHQHFMLVDTMTVAENVVLGDEPTKWGGLATDRARANEETRALADRYGFDVDPTERIEDVSVGEQQRVEILKTLYRGADVLILDEPTAVLTPQEVDALLEVLEELIAEDKTIIFITHKLGEALEVADEISVLRNGELVGTVPAADATREELARMMVGRDVLLEVDKPAATRGDVVLDVDGVTVTDERGVVAVDEATFRVHEGEVFGIAGVDGNGQSELVEAITGLRRTTGGAITFDGREITSVPRRERISAGMAYVAEDRQKRSLVMDYDLRRNGLLGRQHLAPFSDGRLIDWAATSDYVDEIIEEYDVRPPDPSATAHSLSGGNQQKFIVGREFERDPSLVVAAQPTRGVDIGSIEFIHNRLLDLRSAGKAVLLVSSKLDEVTQLSDRLAVMHDGELVAVVDPEAVTEEELGLLMAGERPDGLDVDGARVGRSVV; encoded by the coding sequence ATGGTGCCTGACGAGCGCGGGACGGACGGCGAGACGCCGGCGGCGGTGGCCCTCGAAGGGATCACGAAGCGGTTCCCGGGCGTCGTCGCGAACGACGACGTCGACTTCACCGTCGAACGCGGCTCGATCCACGCCCTGATCGGCGAGAACGGGGCCGGGAAGACGACGCTGATGAACGTCCTCTACGGGCTGTACGAACCCACGGAGGGAACGATTCGAATCGACGGCCGGGAGCAAACGTTCGACGATCCCGGCGACGCGATGGCCGTCGGCATCGGCATGATCCACCAGCACTTCATGCTCGTGGACACGATGACCGTCGCCGAGAACGTCGTCCTGGGGGACGAACCGACGAAGTGGGGCGGCCTCGCGACCGACCGAGCCAGGGCCAACGAGGAGACGCGGGCGCTGGCCGACCGCTACGGCTTCGATGTCGACCCGACCGAGCGCATCGAGGACGTCAGCGTCGGCGAACAGCAGCGCGTCGAGATCCTGAAGACGCTCTATCGTGGCGCGGACGTCCTCATCCTCGACGAACCGACCGCTGTCCTCACTCCGCAAGAGGTCGACGCCTTGCTCGAGGTCCTCGAGGAACTCATCGCCGAGGACAAGACGATCATCTTCATCACGCACAAACTCGGCGAGGCGCTCGAGGTCGCCGACGAGATTAGCGTCCTGCGAAACGGCGAACTCGTCGGAACGGTTCCGGCGGCCGACGCCACCCGTGAGGAACTCGCGCGCATGATGGTCGGTCGGGACGTACTCCTCGAGGTCGACAAACCCGCCGCTACGCGCGGAGACGTCGTCCTGGACGTCGACGGCGTGACGGTCACGGACGAGCGGGGCGTCGTCGCGGTCGACGAGGCGACGTTCCGCGTCCACGAGGGCGAAGTATTCGGCATCGCGGGCGTCGACGGAAACGGCCAGTCGGAACTCGTCGAGGCCATCACGGGGCTCCGTCGGACGACCGGCGGAGCGATCACGTTCGACGGGCGCGAGATCACCTCGGTGCCACGTCGCGAGCGTATCTCCGCCGGGATGGCCTACGTCGCCGAGGACCGGCAGAAACGAAGCCTCGTGATGGATTACGATCTTCGGCGCAACGGCCTGCTGGGCCGTCAGCACCTCGCGCCGTTCTCGGACGGTCGACTGATCGACTGGGCGGCGACCAGCGACTACGTCGACGAGATCATCGAGGAGTACGACGTGCGGCCACCGGACCCCTCGGCAACGGCCCACTCGCTCTCGGGCGGGAACCAGCAGAAGTTCATCGTGGGCCGCGAGTTCGAGCGTGACCCCTCGCTGGTCGTCGCCGCACAACCGACTCGGGGGGTCGACATCGGGAGCATCGAGTTCATCCACAACCGACTGCTCGACCTCCGTTCGGCGGGGAAAGCGGTGTTGCTCGTCTCCTCGAAACTCGACGAGGTGACCCAGCTTTCGGATCGACTCGCGGTCATGCACGACGGCGAACTCGTCGCCGTCGTCGACCCCGAAGCCGTCACCGAAGAGGAACTCGGCTTGCTCATGGCCGGCGAACGACCCGACGGACTCGATGTCGACGGCGCTCGAGTCGGGAGGTCGGTGGTATGA
- a CDS encoding MFS transporter: MARARLFGSLCGLVFLINLARIVFAPLLNVFIAEFGIGEATAGLIVTLVWVGSAFPRLPTGWVLTKVPRQHVVLASGVILAISSAIAATATSITHLMGGAFLMGIASGVYFVSANPLLSELYPDRVGRVMGIHGAANQVAAVIAAPFVALTLFVDWRLSLWAIAVGGAVVTAYTWLTARRTEMPDAGRSDRAFVAGALSEWRLIVTALAIAGVAVFIWQGVFNFYELYMQSKGLSDRAAGMMLTVVFAAGVPAFFFGGDLADRLPQIPYLLGIVGTFAAGLFALTLVEGMIPLVALTIVVGFVIHALFPAVDTYLLDTLPDSTRGSAYAVFSSVWMLSQSLGSYVLGVFVEGNYTYDEVFAVAALFLGATVVALVVLERSGKLPS; encoded by the coding sequence GTGGCCCGCGCTCGTCTCTTCGGATCCCTCTGTGGACTCGTCTTTCTCATCAATCTCGCCAGAATCGTCTTCGCACCGCTGCTGAACGTGTTTATCGCCGAATTCGGGATCGGCGAGGCGACCGCGGGCCTCATCGTCACCCTCGTGTGGGTCGGGAGTGCGTTCCCCCGTCTGCCGACCGGGTGGGTGCTCACGAAAGTCCCGAGACAGCACGTCGTGCTCGCCTCGGGAGTTATTCTCGCGATTTCGTCCGCGATCGCCGCGACCGCTACCTCGATCACCCACCTCATGGGCGGCGCCTTCCTCATGGGGATCGCGTCGGGCGTGTACTTCGTCTCGGCGAACCCGCTCTTGAGCGAACTGTACCCCGACCGCGTCGGGCGCGTCATGGGAATCCACGGGGCGGCGAATCAGGTCGCCGCGGTGATCGCCGCTCCGTTCGTCGCGCTCACGCTCTTCGTCGACTGGCGCCTGTCGCTGTGGGCAATCGCCGTCGGCGGGGCCGTGGTTACGGCCTACACGTGGCTCACCGCGAGGCGAACCGAGATGCCGGACGCGGGGCGGTCGGATCGGGCCTTCGTCGCCGGCGCGCTCTCGGAGTGGCGGCTCATCGTGACCGCACTAGCGATTGCAGGCGTCGCCGTGTTCATCTGGCAGGGCGTGTTCAACTTCTACGAACTGTACATGCAGTCGAAGGGACTCTCCGACCGAGCGGCTGGGATGATGCTCACCGTCGTCTTCGCCGCCGGCGTCCCCGCGTTTTTCTTCGGCGGCGACCTGGCCGATCGCCTTCCGCAGATCCCGTACCTGCTCGGCATCGTCGGCACGTTCGCCGCGGGCCTGTTCGCGCTGACGCTCGTCGAGGGGATGATCCCGCTGGTCGCGCTCACCATCGTTGTCGGCTTCGTGATCCACGCGCTGTTTCCGGCCGTCGACACGTACCTGCTCGATACGCTCCCGGATTCGACGCGAGGGAGCGCCTACGCCGTGTTCAGCTCCGTCTGGATGCTCTCGCAGTCGCTCGGCTCGTACGTCCTCGGCGTCTTCGTCGAGGGGAACTACACCTACGACGAGGTGTTCGCCGTCGCCGCGCTGTTTCTCGGCGCGACGGTCGTCGCCCTCGTCGTCCTGGAGCGGAGCGGAAAGCTCCCGAGTTGA
- a CDS encoding BMP family lipoprotein has protein sequence MQRRTFLTTAGVGVTAGLAGCLVDDGNGGNGGNGGNGGNGNGNDTADGNGNGGAGSDITVGIIYSTGGLGDDSFNDMANAGIERAVEDFGISYKDAEPDAPADMNQMQRNFAGDEEIDLVCCIGFDHATDLEENAAEFSDQQFVLVDAVVEADNVANYTFREHEGSFQVGHLAGLLTTTDYAHGGGETNTDETVVGFVGGQETALIDRFEAGYIAGVRHADDSIETPSAYAGSWNDPSRGQEIASGMYDDGADVVYHAAGGTGGGVFQAAQSAGRFAIGVDDDQSISAEDFSDVIVASMVKRVDNAVYDSVEAVVNDEFESGMNDLGLDDDGSVSATIGQDFEGELPEDIVDALEESRQAIIDGEIDVPDTTDDL, from the coding sequence ATGCAACGACGGACGTTTCTCACGACAGCAGGTGTAGGGGTAACGGCGGGACTGGCTGGTTGTCTGGTCGACGACGGCAACGGCGGCAACGGCGGCAACGGCGGCAACGGTGGGAACGGGAACGGGAACGACACCGCCGACGGCAACGGCAACGGCGGCGCCGGATCCGACATCACCGTCGGCATTATCTACTCGACCGGTGGCCTCGGTGACGACTCGTTCAACGACATGGCCAACGCCGGCATCGAGCGAGCGGTAGAGGACTTCGGCATCTCCTACAAGGACGCCGAACCCGACGCCCCCGCCGACATGAACCAGATGCAGCGGAACTTCGCGGGCGACGAAGAAATCGACCTCGTCTGCTGTATCGGCTTCGACCACGCGACCGACCTCGAGGAGAACGCCGCGGAGTTCAGCGACCAGCAGTTCGTGCTCGTCGACGCGGTCGTCGAGGCTGACAACGTCGCCAACTACACGTTCCGGGAACACGAGGGGTCCTTCCAGGTCGGTCACCTCGCTGGCCTGTTGACGACGACCGACTACGCCCACGGCGGTGGCGAGACGAACACCGACGAGACCGTCGTCGGCTTCGTCGGCGGCCAGGAGACCGCCCTCATCGATCGATTCGAGGCGGGCTACATCGCAGGCGTTCGCCACGCCGACGACAGCATCGAGACGCCATCGGCGTACGCCGGAAGCTGGAACGACCCGTCCCGAGGCCAGGAGATCGCCAGCGGAATGTACGACGACGGCGCGGACGTCGTCTACCACGCCGCGGGCGGCACCGGTGGCGGCGTCTTCCAGGCCGCCCAATCGGCCGGTCGATTCGCCATCGGCGTCGACGACGACCAGTCGATCAGCGCCGAGGACTTCAGCGACGTGATCGTCGCGAGCATGGTCAAGCGCGTCGACAACGCCGTCTACGACTCGGTCGAGGCCGTCGTCAACGACGAGTTCGAGAGCGGCATGAACGACCTGGGCCTCGACGACGACGGCAGCGTGAGCGCAACCATCGGCCAGGACTTCGAGGGCGAACTCCCCGAGGACATCGTCGACGCGCTCGAGGAGTCCCGGCAGGCGATCATCGACGGTGAAATCGACGTGCCGGACACCACCGACGACCTCTAG
- a CDS encoding nucleoside hydrolase translates to MSDSDPTRLIVDTDTAGDDTQALVLAACSDRITLEGVTICAGNVPFEYQVENAKYTLDLAGDDEVPVYEGAREPLEKDHEFAEYIHGEGGLGGDLFPETGIPSAEVHAVDFIVETARENPGEITLACIAPLTNVALALEREPDLPDLLDEVVIMGGAVNTLGNVTPAAEYNFWVDPDAAAAVMDAFETTLIDWGLTLQDSMFDTEVFGAVEAMDTPLADFYLTVTDAVRAFNRQSDHDALGADVTTQPDSLAIATVLEPDIVESASTYYVAVDDREGMTRGYSLVDELGVTDGEAKTRVIESVDGDRFRRMLLDAFQYENPHRREGEGEKEE, encoded by the coding sequence ATGAGCGATTCGGACCCGACTCGGCTGATCGTCGACACGGACACCGCGGGAGACGACACGCAGGCGCTCGTGCTCGCGGCCTGCTCAGATCGCATCACCCTCGAGGGCGTGACAATCTGTGCGGGTAACGTTCCGTTCGAGTACCAGGTCGAGAACGCGAAGTACACCCTCGACCTCGCTGGGGACGACGAGGTGCCGGTCTACGAGGGCGCTCGCGAGCCGCTCGAGAAGGACCACGAGTTCGCGGAGTACATCCACGGCGAGGGCGGCCTGGGTGGCGACCTCTTTCCCGAGACGGGAATCCCCTCGGCGGAGGTACACGCCGTCGACTTCATCGTCGAGACCGCTCGCGAGAACCCCGGCGAGATCACCCTGGCCTGCATCGCCCCGCTGACGAACGTCGCCCTGGCGCTCGAGCGCGAACCCGACCTGCCGGATCTGCTCGACGAAGTGGTGATCATGGGCGGCGCGGTCAATACGCTCGGAAACGTCACGCCCGCGGCGGAGTACAACTTCTGGGTCGATCCCGACGCCGCGGCGGCCGTGATGGACGCCTTCGAGACGACGCTGATCGACTGGGGACTGACGCTCCAGGACTCGATGTTCGACACCGAGGTCTTCGGGGCGGTCGAGGCGATGGACACGCCGCTCGCGGACTTCTACCTGACCGTCACCGACGCTGTCCGCGCGTTCAACCGCCAGTCCGACCACGACGCCCTCGGTGCGGACGTGACGACCCAGCCCGATTCGCTGGCGATCGCGACGGTGCTCGAGCCAGACATCGTCGAGTCGGCGAGCACGTACTACGTGGCCGTCGACGACCGGGAGGGGATGACCCGCGGGTACAGCCTGGTCGACGAACTCGGCGTGACCGACGGTGAGGCGAAGACGCGAGTGATCGAGTCAGTCGATGGCGACCGGTTCAGGCGGATGCTGCTCGACGCGTTTCAGTACGAGAATCCCCATCGGAGGGAGGGTGAAGGGGAGAAGGAGGAGTGA
- a CDS encoding PAS domain-containing protein, whose translation MTLRTVPMIDRVRDAFFALDTDFRFTYLNERAEALLERSREDLLGRVMWDEFPETVETQFPDGFYQAMDEQVPVSFEVYHTPLETWFEARAWPAENGLSVSMRDITERKEQETKLARNTAVVEAIQDGVVTLDDNNRILSINATVERAFDTDARDLRGEHVEALLDLAAVDADDAVHVGRALSDVDVGSAAQRTFEVAYTDATGADRVAEVSVVPVDHGSANLACIARDVTDQREYERVVTSLHEVTRWLLQSSDPEEICAIAVHAGSDLLDLPISGVWLLDDEYGYLDPVAGTAGAHDEFGGLPRFHPGEGLVWDVFEAGETRHIEDLQEADGLYNPDTPIRSEIIAPIGTHGILMTGSKRVANFDDTDVELLSTLAENSRAALDRAIREQVLEDRTTQLEHQTERLESVANVLSSDLKRHLEAVATALEEEPDRPGEWEFPLAENAVSTTLDRTERLVDDIREFARNATAVGPRTRIDLASAIEHAVEDSRLDRPAVVVDADATLRADRERFDHFLQTIFDDAAARADGSVTIQVGLLGFDDPRSSERGFFLMDDAAEIPPTDHDRVIDLESRGEDADEERGLGLALARAIADAHDWSLTVTSGQHGGTRIEVSDVTTLERHP comes from the coding sequence GTGACCCTCCGAACCGTTCCCATGATCGACCGCGTCCGCGACGCCTTCTTCGCCCTCGACACCGACTTTCGGTTCACGTACCTCAACGAGCGCGCCGAGGCGCTCCTGGAGCGCTCCCGGGAGGACCTCCTCGGGCGGGTCATGTGGGACGAGTTCCCCGAGACGGTCGAGACCCAGTTCCCCGACGGTTTCTACCAGGCGATGGACGAACAGGTGCCGGTCTCCTTCGAGGTGTACCACACGCCGCTCGAGACCTGGTTCGAAGCCCGGGCCTGGCCCGCCGAGAACGGGCTCTCGGTGTCCATGCGCGATATCACCGAGCGAAAGGAACAGGAGACGAAACTCGCCCGGAACACGGCCGTCGTCGAGGCGATCCAGGACGGCGTGGTCACCCTCGACGACAACAACCGGATCCTCTCGATCAATGCCACGGTCGAACGTGCCTTCGACACCGACGCGAGGGACCTGCGAGGTGAACACGTCGAGGCCCTCCTGGACCTCGCCGCCGTCGACGCCGACGACGCCGTCCACGTCGGCCGCGCGCTCAGCGACGTCGACGTCGGCAGCGCGGCCCAGCGAACGTTCGAGGTGGCCTACACCGACGCGACGGGCGCCGATCGGGTCGCCGAGGTCAGCGTCGTGCCGGTCGACCACGGCTCGGCGAATCTCGCGTGCATCGCCCGCGACGTCACCGACCAGCGCGAGTACGAGCGGGTGGTGACCTCGCTGCACGAGGTCACGCGCTGGCTCCTGCAGTCGAGCGATCCCGAGGAGATCTGTGCGATCGCCGTCCACGCCGGGAGCGACCTCCTTGACCTTCCGATCAGCGGCGTCTGGTTGCTCGACGACGAGTACGGCTACCTCGACCCCGTCGCCGGCACCGCGGGCGCGCACGACGAGTTCGGCGGCCTCCCCCGATTCCACCCCGGTGAGGGTCTCGTCTGGGACGTCTTCGAGGCCGGCGAGACCAGACACATCGAGGACCTGCAGGAAGCCGACGGCCTCTACAATCCCGACACACCGATCCGCTCTGAGATAATTGCGCCGATCGGCACCCACGGTATCCTGATGACGGGATCGAAGCGGGTCGCGAACTTCGACGACACCGACGTCGAGTTACTCTCGACGCTCGCCGAGAACAGCCGCGCGGCGCTCGATCGTGCGATCCGCGAGCAGGTACTCGAGGATCGGACGACCCAGCTCGAACACCAGACCGAACGCCTCGAGAGCGTGGCGAACGTACTCTCGAGCGACCTCAAGCGCCACCTCGAGGCCGTCGCGACGGCGCTCGAGGAGGAACCCGATCGGCCCGGCGAGTGGGAGTTTCCGCTCGCCGAAAACGCCGTCTCGACGACGCTCGATCGCACGGAACGCCTCGTCGACGACATTCGGGAGTTCGCCCGAAACGCGACAGCGGTCGGCCCCCGGACGCGGATCGACCTCGCGTCGGCGATCGAACACGCAGTCGAGGACTCCCGTCTCGATCGCCCCGCCGTGGTCGTCGACGCCGACGCGACCCTCCGGGCCGACCGGGAGCGATTCGATCACTTCCTCCAGACGATCTTCGACGATGCGGCCGCCCGCGCCGACGGATCGGTCACGATCCAGGTCGGACTGCTCGGCTTCGACGATCCCCGTTCGAGCGAACGCGGCTTCTTCCTCATGGACGACGCCGCCGAGATCCCGCCGACCGATCACGACCGGGTGATCGACCTGGAGTCACGTGGGGAGGACGCCGACGAGGAGCGCGGCCTCGGTCTCGCTCTCGCCCGGGCAATCGCCGACGCCCACGACTGGTCGCTGACGGTGACCAGCGGCCAGCACGGCGGGACGCGAATAGAGGTGTCCGACGTGACGACGCTCGAGCGTCACCCGTAG
- a CDS encoding Lrp/AsnC family transcriptional regulator encodes MTEYELDDVDRCLLNLLQENARSNAIGLAEELGVSDNTVHNRMERLEEAGVITGYTTSVDHDRTGLRLYFHFSCTARISERSDVAEKALALPQVTEVTELMTGQENLHIKAVGTENEDITYVAEQLDDLALEINDENLIRTEHATPLDYVTVRDLLPIER; translated from the coding sequence GTGACCGAGTACGAACTCGACGACGTAGACAGGTGTTTGCTCAATCTGCTTCAGGAGAACGCTCGGTCCAATGCAATCGGACTGGCCGAGGAACTCGGCGTCTCCGACAACACCGTTCACAATCGGATGGAACGGCTGGAGGAGGCCGGCGTCATTACTGGATACACGACGAGCGTCGACCACGACCGGACGGGCCTTCGTCTCTACTTTCACTTCAGCTGCACGGCCCGCATCAGCGAACGCTCCGACGTGGCCGAGAAGGCGCTGGCGCTCCCCCAGGTCACCGAAGTGACCGAACTGATGACCGGACAGGAGAACCTCCACATCAAGGCGGTCGGGACCGAAAACGAGGATATCACCTACGTTGCCGAACAACTCGACGACCTCGCACTCGAAATCAACGACGAGAATCTCATCCGAACCGAACACGCCACACCTCTCGACTACGTAACGGTGAGGGACCTGCTCCCGATCGAACGGTAA
- a CDS encoding ABC transporter permease: MNAPTVTRRQGLAIGAGLLGVLVLGLVVDGGRQFVGEIAGVISVSYLGSALRFTVPIAFAAMGGIFAEKSGVINIGLEGLLIVGAFSSIATMYALGSESVPIEPNPWLALLGAIFASTLIALLFAIVCIEFKADQIIAGLAVWLIALGAAPFLSVVIWNRRSSPGNVGTFSSISIPGLSALPGVGQIFEVSPQVLLLLVAVPVSWYLLNRTTFGMWLEASGEDPKSLDTAGVDVRKVRYAGVLLSGVYCGIGGAGWALNVGQFTGTGDTMIDGRGWIGLTAYLIGNYNPIGAFLASFLFAALDALQIELQQIAAYDISSTLVGIIPYVAVLVVLTFVGRTRMPSAAGEHYDSDE; the protein is encoded by the coding sequence ATGAACGCGCCGACCGTCACCCGTCGACAAGGACTGGCCATCGGCGCGGGGCTCCTCGGCGTGCTCGTGCTCGGCCTCGTCGTCGACGGCGGACGCCAGTTCGTCGGCGAGATTGCCGGCGTCATCAGCGTCTCCTATCTCGGCTCGGCGCTCCGGTTCACCGTCCCAATCGCCTTCGCCGCGATGGGCGGCATCTTCGCCGAGAAATCCGGCGTCATCAACATCGGACTCGAGGGGCTGCTCATCGTCGGCGCGTTCAGTTCGATCGCGACCATGTACGCACTCGGTTCCGAGTCCGTCCCGATCGAGCCGAATCCGTGGCTCGCGCTCCTGGGGGCCATCTTCGCGAGCACGCTGATCGCCCTCCTGTTCGCCATCGTCTGCATCGAGTTCAAGGCCGACCAGATCATTGCCGGCCTCGCCGTCTGGTTGATCGCGCTGGGCGCCGCCCCGTTCCTCAGCGTCGTCATCTGGAATCGCCGAAGCAGTCCGGGGAACGTCGGCACGTTCTCGTCCATCTCGATTCCGGGACTCTCCGCGCTGCCGGGGGTCGGCCAGATTTTCGAGGTTTCGCCGCAGGTGCTGCTCTTGCTCGTGGCCGTTCCCGTCTCGTGGTACCTCCTCAACCGGACCACGTTCGGGATGTGGCTCGAGGCCAGCGGCGAGGACCCCAAGTCGCTCGACACGGCTGGCGTCGACGTCCGAAAGGTGCGTTACGCTGGCGTCCTGCTCTCGGGCGTCTACTGTGGCATCGGTGGGGCCGGTTGGGCGCTCAACGTGGGTCAGTTCACGGGAACCGGCGACACCATGATCGATGGCCGCGGTTGGATCGGCCTGACGGCGTACCTGATCGGGAACTACAACCCGATCGGCGCGTTCCTCGCGTCGTTCCTCTTCGCGGCCCTCGACGCGCTCCAGATCGAACTTCAACAGATCGCCGCGTACGACATCTCCTCGACGCTCGTCGGAATTATCCCCTACGTCGCCGTCCTGGTCGTGCTCACGTTCGTCGGTCGCACCCGGATGCCGTCGGCCGCGGGCGAACACTACGACTCCGACGAGTAG
- a CDS encoding ABC transporter permease codes for MSGDGSKGSSEDGGWRERGGATLDRLVDASAAERVAISLGSLVFALVVGAVLVFVSGFVAECSSPFIYLPGLGYGCYNPLEMYWTILDGAFGSFTDLGQTLLQTTLLLFTGLSVAVAFRAGLFNIGTQGQMVLGALATAMTVLTVGEFVPDTLLGSLVVIPVGIVVGGFVGGVWGMIPGLMKAYANAHEVITTIMLNFVAAGVAYWLVQVHIGDLASDSVQTEPIPGVARLPASIDGSRFSLIALVGALAIAIGIALLYSRTVIGYDLRTSGIQEAAAEYGGVDARRNVVTSMTLSGVLGGIAGAIYVTMVQYRWQAGIPPLGFDGIAVSILAGNNPIGVIPAALLFGTLKTGSVAVDISLGIPNELVEVLRGLIILFIAMPEFFRLLGKHYGFGSEPVATDGGERR; via the coding sequence ATGAGTGGCGACGGCAGCAAGGGCAGTAGCGAGGACGGCGGCTGGCGCGAACGCGGCGGAGCAACCCTCGACCGCCTCGTCGACGCCTCGGCGGCCGAACGCGTCGCAATCAGCCTCGGCTCACTCGTCTTCGCACTCGTCGTCGGCGCCGTCCTGGTGTTCGTCTCCGGCTTCGTCGCCGAGTGCTCGAGTCCCTTCATCTACCTGCCGGGGCTCGGGTACGGCTGTTACAACCCGCTCGAGATGTACTGGACGATCCTGGACGGGGCGTTCGGCTCGTTCACCGACCTTGGCCAGACGCTGTTGCAGACGACCCTGTTGCTGTTCACCGGGCTCTCGGTCGCCGTCGCGTTTCGCGCCGGCCTGTTCAACATCGGGACACAGGGGCAGATGGTACTCGGCGCGCTGGCGACGGCGATGACGGTACTCACGGTCGGGGAGTTCGTGCCGGATACGCTGCTCGGCTCACTCGTCGTCATCCCGGTCGGAATCGTCGTCGGCGGTTTCGTCGGCGGAGTCTGGGGGATGATCCCCGGCCTGATGAAGGCCTACGCGAACGCCCACGAGGTGATCACGACGATCATGCTCAACTTCGTCGCCGCGGGCGTCGCCTACTGGCTCGTGCAGGTCCACATCGGCGACCTGGCGAGCGATTCGGTGCAAACGGAGCCGATCCCGGGGGTCGCCCGACTGCCGGCGTCGATCGACGGGAGCCGGTTTTCGCTGATCGCCCTGGTCGGCGCCCTCGCGATCGCCATTGGCATCGCCCTCCTGTACTCGCGAACCGTCATCGGCTACGACCTGCGCACGAGCGGCATCCAGGAGGCCGCAGCGGAGTACGGCGGCGTCGATGCGAGACGAAACGTCGTCACGAGCATGACGCTATCCGGTGTACTGGGCGGTATCGCCGGGGCGATATACGTCACGATGGTCCAGTATCGCTGGCAGGCGGGCATCCCGCCGCTCGGCTTCGACGGCATCGCCGTCTCCATCCTCGCCGGGAACAACCCCATCGGCGTGATTCCGGCCGCCCTCCTCTTTGGAACCCTCAAGACCGGCAGCGTGGCGGTCGACATCTCACTCGGCATCCCGAACGAACTCGTCGAGGTGCTCAGGGGATTGATCATCCTCTTCATCGCCATGCCCGAGTTCTTCCGGTTACTGGGCAAGCACTACGGATTCGGCAGCGAACCCGTCGCGACCGACGGAGGTGAGCGTCGATGA